The sequence ATAAGCCCTAAAGGGTGGGATGCTGTGGAAAAATCCCAAATTCCTAAATATTATTGGGATTTTAAAAAAGCAAAAAATAACCTGATTAAAGGTCAGACACCATATACTCCGGCAATTTCATTAATTTTTGGATTAAAAGAATCACTTAAATTGATATATAAAGAAGGCTTGGATAATATTTTCAGCAGACATATTCTCCTTAGCAAGGCATTCAGAGAAGGAATTAAATGTATGGGTTTAACCCCATTTGCAGACGACCATTGTGCATCTCCTACAGTAACAGCAATAAAGGTACCTGATGGTATAGAACCTTCAAAATTGAGAAAAAAAATGGCAGATGAGTTTAGAATGGATATTGCTGGTGGTCAGCAAAAATTACAGGATACAATAATTCGGGTGGGTCATATGGGGTACGTTGATAAACTGGATATTATAAGTACTTTATGGGCACTTGGCATGACATTGGAAGAATTAGGATTTGGTGCTGATATAACTTCAGCCATCAAAAAAGCGCAGCAGGTATTGAAAAAGGAGGGTTAATATGAGGATACTAATAAGTGATAGAATTTCAGATAAAGGTATAAAAATACTTGAAAAGGAGTTTCAGGTTGACGTAAAGACGGGGCTTACAGAGGAAGAACTCATAAACGAAATAAAACATTATGATGCTTTGATTGTCAGGAGCAGTACCAAAGTTACAAAAAAAATTATTGACAGTGCACAAAAACTTAAAGTTATCGGAAGGGCTGGTGTAGGAGTCGATAATATTGACGTTTCAGCTGCAACTCAAAAAGGTATATTGGTAGTAAATGCTCCGGAAGGTAATACTATTGCAGCAGCTGAACATACCCTTGCAATGCTCCTTTCTTTGTCGCGGAAGATTCCTCAAGCATCAGCTTCATTGAAAGCAGGCAACTGGGACAGAAAGGGATTTATGGGGGTTGAAGTAAAAGGGAAAATCCTTGGAATTATCGGGTTAGGGAGAATAGGTAAGGAGGTTGCAAAAAGAGCCAAATCGTTCCAGATGAATATAATTGCCTATGATCCCTATATTTCCCAGGAAAATGTTTTCAAAGAAGATATTGAACTTGTAGAATTTGAAACCCTTATAAGCAAATCGGATTTTATAACCCTGCATATTCCCCTTACGCCTGATACAAAATATATCCTCGGTGAAAAGGAATTTAAAATGATGAAAAAAGGGGTAAGGATAATTAACTGTGCCAGAGGAGGAATAATTGATGAAAACGCCCTTTATAATGCTATATTAGATGGAACAGTAGCTGGAGCAGCCCTGGATGTCTTTGAAACAGAACCGCCGGTAGGAAACCGATTATTGGAATTAGACCAGGTAGTTGCTACACCCCATTTAGGAGCATCGACAGAAGAAGCTCAGATAAATGTATCTATTGATGTAGCTGAGGATGTTATAAGGGCTTTAAGAAATGAAACGGTGAAAAATGCTGTTAATATGGTTACGGTTAAGCCGGAAGAATGGAATTTCCTTTCGCCATATGTGATGCTGTCTGAGAAGTTAGGCCGATTCTATTCACAATTTAGGAACGGCAGAGTTCATAAAGTTGAAATGATATTTAAAGGCAAAATAGCCGATACCAAGACATCGATTTTAACCTCAGCGGCCTTAAAAGGCCTGCTAAATGTGATTCTTCAGGAGCCTGTAAACCTCGTAAATGCCCAGGTGGTAGCAAAAGAGCGAAATATAAAAATTATAGAAACGAAAAGCAGTGATGTGGAAGATTACGGTAATTTACTTATTTTAAAGGTCTATACAGATAAAGGTGAAGGTGAAGTCGGAGGTACTGTTTTTGGAAACAATGATCAGAGGATAGTGCAGATAGATGAATACAAAATTGACTTAATCCCTGAAGGTAATATTATCTTGATTTCTCATACTGATAAACCGGGAATGATTGGAAAAGTTGGGTCTATTTTAGGGAATAACGACATAAACATAGCGACAATGCAGGTGGGTAGAAAGAAGCCTAGAGGTGAGGCTGTAATGGCTCTGACTGTGGATGAATATGTTAATGAAAAAATTTTAAGGGAAATAGCTGAAATAGAAGGAATTGAAGATCTAAAATTTGTAGTATTCTAGATGAAATATATAAGGTAAAATAACGCTATTTTAGCGAGGCCTTAAAATCATGTTTTTAAAAGGTTTTGAATTCGTGGCATAAAAGTTATATCCAGCTATCTAGTAGCTCTACCGCTTTTATTGACAAATAATCATTACTAAAATATACTGAATAATAGAAAGACTTTTAGGAGGAATTCTATGAACGAGGATAAAATTGAAGAAATAGAAAGGAAATTAAAAGAAAGGGATTATAAATTAACTTCTCAGCGGAGGGCTACCCTGGATGTACTTTTAGAAAGTCAGTCAAAACACTTAAATACAGAGGAGATTTACAACCTGGTTAAAACTAAATATCCAGATATAGGTCTCGCTACAGTGTACAGAACCCTGCAGCTTTTAGATGAACTTGATATAATTCATAAATTGAATTTTGGGGATGGGTGCTATAGATATGAGTTGAATCTTCAACAGCAACACCATCACCATCATCTAATCTGTCTTAAATGCGGTGAAGTGTTTGAATTCGGAGATGATCTTTTGGAAACGCTGGAAGAAAATATAGAAAAAACAAGTAATTTCAAGATTGTGGATCACAGGGTTAAATTTTTTGGTTATTGTAGTAAATGCCAAACTAAAGAATAAAAGGGATTATTCCCTGATGAATAATCCCTTTTTCTGTTATATACTACAATTTTAAAGCTTTAGTAATCTCGGCTACTATAGCCGGTAATAATGAAAACCCTACTATGATAAGCCATTGATTTAGGGTAAGAGGGACAGTCTTAAACACGTTACTGATGAAAGGAATGTACATAACTATTAGCATCATTACAAAAGACAGCAGCGTTCCCAAAAACATGTATTTATTTGTAAACAAGCCCAATTTAAATAAAGGAATATTTTCTGAACGGGCAGTTTGTGCTCTGAACAATTCACTGGTGATTAGTGTGGCAAATGCAAATGTTCTGGCAAGAATCAGATTTTCTGTTGAATTTAAAGCATAAAAGAATATCCCTAAGACTGCTATAGCTATAGCTGTACTTTGACTCAGAATTCCCCGCCTCATGGTTTTGTTTAGGATTGGTTCTTTAGGGTCTCTAGGTGGCATATTCATAATCCCCGGTTCCTTTTTTTCCATTCCTAGAGCCAATGCGGGGAAAGCGTCAGTGACTAAATTAAGCCATAGAATCTGAATGGGTATCAGCGGTATGGGTAACCCAAGTATCATTGCAAAAAATATGATTAGAATTTCTGCTATGTTACAGGAAAGCAAGAAGTTTATAAATTTCCTTATATTGCTGTAAATCACCCTGCCCTCCTCTACTGCAGCTACTATACTTGCAAAATTATCATCGGTTAGAATTAAATCTGAGGCTTCTTTAGCTACATCAGTTCCGGTAATACCCATTGCAATACCTATATCGGCATTTTTAAGGGCAGGAGCATCGTTGACACCATCGCCGGTCATTGCCACTATCTCGCCCTTTTTCTTTACGCTATTAACAATTTTAACTTTATGTTCAGGAGATACCCGGGCAAATACATTTACCTTATCGATAACTTCTTCAAGCTCTTCATCACTCATTTCATCCAGTTCTTTTCCTGTAATTGCTATAATCCGGTCAGACAGTTTTAATTCCCTGGCTATAGCAACGGCAGTATCTTTGTAATCACCTGTGATCATTATAGGTTTAATACCGGCACTTTTGCAAACCTCAACAGCTTCTATAGCTTCCTTCCTGGGAGGATCGATCATCCCCATTAAACCGACAAAAACTAAATCGGTTTCAATTACATCAGGAGATATTGTTTCAGGCAAGGATTCCAGTTCCTTATATGCAAAACCTAAAACCCTTAAAGCCTGGTTAGCCATTGATGTGTTGATTTGAAGAATATTAGCCTTTTTATCATCCGTTAACTGAGCAATATTTCCGTTATCGAAAATAGAGTTACACAAATTTAGTAATATATCGGGGGCTCCTTTTACACAAACCAGATATTTTGAGGTATTTTTATCATAATGAATAGTGGTCATTCGTTTTCTGTCTGAATCAAAGGGTATTTCTTGTTTCCTTGGCAGATCGTTATTTAATTCGGTATACCATAAACCGCCTTTGGCTGCGGCAACAATCAATGCGCCTTCGGTGGGATCACCTATTACTTTCCAAGTATTATTATCCTTACTTTCTTCAATGCGCGAATCGTTACAAAGGGCACCTATTTTTAAAATCTGTGATAAATCAGGGACAGAATTCGGGGAAATGGTTGTCCCTTTATGTTCTTTGATAAATTCACCATAAGGTTTATAACCCTCCCCCGTAACCTTATATATTTGACCTCCTGTATAGATGGCAGTAACAGTCATTTCGTTCTGGGTAAGGGTTCCTGTCTTGTCTGTGCAAATAACGGTAGTGCTTCCAAGGGTTTCTACCGCATGTAATTTTTTAACAATAGAGTGTCGTTTAACCATTCTCTGCATGCCTAGGGCAAGAACTATTGTAACAATGGCGGGAAGACCTTCGGGTATGGCTGCAACAGCAAGGCTTATGGCGGTCATAAACATTTCCCTATACCCTAAACCCCTTAGAACACCTATGGCGAATATAATTGCTACTATGACCAAGCATATAGTTCCCAATACCTTTCCGAATTGCGATAACTTCTTTTGCAGTGGGGTTTCTTCTTCTTCAAGACTTTCAAGCATCTGAGCTATCAGGCCGATTTGTGTGTCCATGCCGGTAGCTGTTACGATGCCTTTACCCCTGCCATAAGTAATAATAGTTCCCATAAAAGCTGAATTAGACCTTTCACCAAGGGGTACATCTTCAGTAAAGACTGCTCCGGCATCTTTTTCAACGGGAACGGATTCTCCCGTTAAAGAGGCTTCGTCTATTTTTAGATTTACACTTTCTATTAGTCTCAAATCTGCTGGAACATAATTACCTGCTTCTAATAATACTATATCTCCTGGAACCAGTTCTTTTGAAGGTATTTCCTGTATCTTCCCTTCCCTGACTACTAGGGTTTTAGGAGAAGCCAGCTGTTTTAAGGCTTCGAGGGCTTTGCTGGCCCTATATTCTTGTAAAACTCCGAGGATTGCATTTAAAATAACGATAATGAGAATAACTACAGAATCAGTAACTTCACCGAGAACCAGGGAAATTATACTTGCAATAATTAAAATCATTACCAAAAAATCTTTGAACTGGTTAATAAATCGCTGAAACA is a genomic window of Koleobacter methoxysyntrophicus containing:
- a CDS encoding Fur family transcriptional regulator, which encodes MNEDKIEEIERKLKERDYKLTSQRRATLDVLLESQSKHLNTEEIYNLVKTKYPDIGLATVYRTLQLLDELDIIHKLNFGDGCYRYELNLQQQHHHHHLICLKCGEVFEFGDDLLETLEENIEKTSNFKIVDHRVKFFGYCSKCQTKE
- the serA gene encoding phosphoglycerate dehydrogenase, with amino-acid sequence MRILISDRISDKGIKILEKEFQVDVKTGLTEEELINEIKHYDALIVRSSTKVTKKIIDSAQKLKVIGRAGVGVDNIDVSAATQKGILVVNAPEGNTIAAAEHTLAMLLSLSRKIPQASASLKAGNWDRKGFMGVEVKGKILGIIGLGRIGKEVAKRAKSFQMNIIAYDPYISQENVFKEDIELVEFETLISKSDFITLHIPLTPDTKYILGEKEFKMMKKGVRIINCARGGIIDENALYNAILDGTVAGAALDVFETEPPVGNRLLELDQVVATPHLGASTEEAQINVSIDVAEDVIRALRNETVKNAVNMVTVKPEEWNFLSPYVMLSEKLGRFYSQFRNGRVHKVEMIFKGKIADTKTSILTSAALKGLLNVILQEPVNLVNAQVVAKERNIKIIETKSSDVEDYGNLLILKVYTDKGEGEVGGTVFGNNDQRIVQIDEYKIDLIPEGNIILISHTDKPGMIGKVGSILGNNDINIATMQVGRKKPRGEAVMALTVDEYVNEKILREIAEIEGIEDLKFVVF
- a CDS encoding calcium-transporting P-type ATPase, PMR1-type, with the protein product MKDVKWYHLNIRETAEKLKTCTEKGLDAEEVKKRQQKYGLNELKEKKPVTLFQRFINQFKDFLVMILIIASIISLVLGEVTDSVVILIIVILNAILGVLQEYRASKALEALKQLASPKTLVVREGKIQEIPSKELVPGDIVLLEAGNYVPADLRLIESVNLKIDEASLTGESVPVEKDAGAVFTEDVPLGERSNSAFMGTIITYGRGKGIVTATGMDTQIGLIAQMLESLEEEETPLQKKLSQFGKVLGTICLVIVAIIFAIGVLRGLGYREMFMTAISLAVAAIPEGLPAIVTIVLALGMQRMVKRHSIVKKLHAVETLGSTTVICTDKTGTLTQNEMTVTAIYTGGQIYKVTGEGYKPYGEFIKEHKGTTISPNSVPDLSQILKIGALCNDSRIEESKDNNTWKVIGDPTEGALIVAAAKGGLWYTELNNDLPRKQEIPFDSDRKRMTTIHYDKNTSKYLVCVKGAPDILLNLCNSIFDNGNIAQLTDDKKANILQINTSMANQALRVLGFAYKELESLPETISPDVIETDLVFVGLMGMIDPPRKEAIEAVEVCKSAGIKPIMITGDYKDTAVAIARELKLSDRIIAITGKELDEMSDEELEEVIDKVNVFARVSPEHKVKIVNSVKKKGEIVAMTGDGVNDAPALKNADIGIAMGITGTDVAKEASDLILTDDNFASIVAAVEEGRVIYSNIRKFINFLLSCNIAEILIIFFAMILGLPIPLIPIQILWLNLVTDAFPALALGMEKKEPGIMNMPPRDPKEPILNKTMRRGILSQSTAIAIAVLGIFFYALNSTENLILARTFAFATLITSELFRAQTARSENIPLFKLGLFTNKYMFLGTLLSFVMMLIVMYIPFISNVFKTVPLTLNQWLIIVGFSLLPAIVAEITKALKL